Part of the Triticum urartu cultivar G1812 chromosome 2, Tu2.1, whole genome shotgun sequence genome, TGAGACGACGGGTAACAGAGTAATCTTAGAAATGAAAGAAAACTCAATCTTCCAATTGCAACAACATACAATTTGCAGAAAACTCGTCTTCCAATTGCAATACAATTATACAATTGCAATAGTTGTGCTGCTTATAAATGTGTATTTGAAGATCCCACTAGTGGCACCACAGTTGCAGAGTCTTGAAACGATGTCTATCATACAGCAAACACAGTGGGCTGTGTTTGTGACCAACAGCACAGCGGATTCAGACACTCAGAGAGGTCAGAGCACGACATACATACATACAATCTGTAGCAAAAAGTACTAATTGTTAGTGCCAACTAAGTTAGATGTGGCTGGCAATTCAACTGATTCTCAATCACAGATTGTGTGCAGGAGCACAGCCATACCGTTGCTGGTTGCAATATTAGCAGCATATCAGTTGCACAATTCTGAAAAGGTAAATACCATAAGTATGGTATGCCGCACTAACTCAAGTATAGGTACTGTAGCTATCTCCAGTAGTTGACGACCGCTAGGCCGATCAGACCAGCCATTGATCTCCATAAGAGCAGGACATATTGACTAGCAAATGCCGCAAGCTCCATTCGCATCCCTCCTCGGTTCTGAATCTATATTGCTCATGCATTTGCTGATAGTAAGTAACTGAACTCAGTACTATATCCATTCCTCTCTGCATCAGAATAATAAGGAACCCTGACGAACTAATTAACATCTACCTCCATTTCAGAATATGTTCAGTCTTCCTGTTGCAGGGATTAAAAAGGAGGAGCAAATACTACATCAACCCTTACAGCACACAAATTCATAATAGATTATTCTTGTCAGGTACGCATATGGATAGCATACTTACATCAGCCCTTACAAGAACACAATGACGAAATCGCTTGACTCGTCACAGGATGACAATATTTGACAACTATTATGTGACAGTTTCTGTTACTCCTCACACCAGTTTTCGTCATTGATACAAGTGTTCCTCCGCTCAGAATGAACTGAAGGAGAACACAACACAACAGGCACAAACATGCACACAACTCTGATGGAAATTAAAAAACAAACATGTACACAAGCACAAGTGATTGAAGGAGATACCATGACAGGCACGCACATGGATAGCATGACAAACAGGCCAGCAGTTCAGGGAAGCAGTGATATGAATGGATAGTGATGcggatgatggagagtgaaatcCTTGCAGACCTTTTCTCAGTCAACCAGCTCCGATTCTTCATCTttcttttcaatttttttatTCTTGATCTTCAAGAAGCGGGAGATTGGTGCACACCTTGTATCATCGTCCTTTTTTGTTGTGCTCGTTTCTTTTGCTTGGTCTTGTTGTTGTGGCTTGTGTGTAAGAACAGGTCGGGCTTTATGCGCTGCAGTGTCTCTTCTCACCTGATATGGCACCTGGTCACCCCTGCACTCAATCTCCTTCAGTCTCGGAAGGTTGTCAATGCCATGGAGagacttcatctccttgaaggACCAAACAATCTTTTCAATCTTAGGAGCAGATCCCTCGGTGAAGCTGATGCTGCTGATGGTAGGACACTCAACAATAAGAAGGTCAAGATTTGGGAACTCATCTTTGTTGAAGACTAGATGGCCTTTGTCATCATCATAAGACTTGATTGAGAGCTCTAGGCAGCGCAGGTTTTCTTGCTTGCCAAGGATTTGTACATCTCCCTTCTTCAGGTGAGTATCACAAAGAGTCACCTTGGCAATTTTATCAGCGTTGTCAATTTTATCAGCATTGTCAAATAATGAAAGGAACTTCTCACCCTTCAACTCGATCTCCTTCAGTTTTGGAAGGTGACTAACCCCACGGAGCTGGTGTTGTTTGTCGGTCAATGACAAGGCAATCTTCTTGAGCTCAGGAGCTGCTCCATTTTCAAAGATGACGCTGATCATTTTGGAGCTCTCAACACGAAAATACTTGAGGTGTTGGAACTTTCCCGTCTTGAAGATGAACTTACTATCGGTGTCAGTGTTCTGATCAAGAGCACTAATCTCAGTGTTCTTCTTCGGAGTTGCACCCTGACTGTCTTGCTCGGGAGCTTTGCGCTCGTTGCTTTGCTCGGGAGCTTTGCGCTCGTTGCTTTGCTCAGGGTCTCTACTAATGGTGATTCCCTCAGCAGCTCTACTCCCAGTGTTTTGCTCAGGAGCTTTACTCTCGTTGTTTTGTTCAGGAGCTCTACTCTGAATGTTTCGCTCAGCAGCTCTGCCCTCTGTGTTCTGCTGAGCAGATCCACTCTCGCTGTTTTGCTCAACTGCTCCGCTTTCGGTGTTTTGCTCAGGTGCTCTGCTTTCAATGGTTCGCTCAGGAGCTCTACTCTCGCTGTTTTGCTCAGCTGCTCTACTTTCGGTGATTCCCTCACCAGCTCTGCTCCCAGTGTTCTGCTCAGGAGCTCTACTCTCGTTGTTTTGCTCAGGTGCTCTGCTTTCGGTGATTCTCTCGGCAGCTCTGCTCTGAGTGTTTTGCTCAGGAGTTCTACTCTCGTTGTTTTGTTCAGGAGCCCTACTCTGAGTGTTTCGCTGGGTAGCTTCGCCCTTTGTGTTCTGCTCAGCGGATCCACTCTCGGCGCTTTGGTCAGGAGATACTTTGTCTTGAGAAAATGAAAGTAGGGACTGGTTTCCTTCCAACTCAAGCTCCTTCAATTTTGGAAGGTTGTCGATCCCACTAAGAAACCTTATGTTGGTGGAGGACAAAACAATCTTCTCAAGCTCAGTAGCTGCTCCATCTTCAAACTTGATGTCAGTCACAGCCTTGTTGGAGCCCTCAACAAGAAAGTATTTGAGTTGTGGAAATACATCCTTCTTGAAGGTGAGCTCTCTCCCATTGTATGCATTGGATCGGAGTCTGACGGAGTGTAATTTGGGAAGCACGGCAAGGACCACCAGATCACCCTCTTCCAGCAAGGTACCAGTCAGAGTTACCTTGGCAAGTTCATCACTACCTTTGGCCAGCAGTTCAAGGAGCTGCCCACTTTGTGTGACTCCATTGATGCTTAGGCTCTCAAGATGCTTGGGACTTTGTCTTAACAGATCACGCATCTCTTTGTTGGAGAGAGTGCTCTTAGTTCTGGTATTGTAGGATATAGTGATTGAAAGGGACTGGAGGCAATCTTTTAGGTCACCGATGGCTCGAAGCAACTTCTCAAGGTGATTGTTCCTGTCTTCGATAACCACATTGAGCTTCCTTAGTTGCCATAGATGTCTTATCTCTTTCAACTCACTGCCATCCCCTGAAGCCCTGACATTTGACAATATCTCCAAATTTTCCATTTTCTCAATCTTGAAAGGAATCTGGACAGGAAAGCGTGCCGACTTATCATTGAGTCTTGAATTTGGATCAACACGGCTAGCCAAGAAGCGCCTCAGCTTCAGGAGCAGGATATTCCTTGTTGCACGCTCAGGCACCATAGTTTCCCGGATATCCAATACCTCTAGCTCATGGAGGTTGTTTATTTCACTGGGAAGATGTCTAACATTTGTTCCTCTTAGGCTCAGATACTTGAGAAGTAATATCTTGTTGCAAATGTCCCTCAGGTAGTGATTTTTGTCAAAGCATTGAGTGCCTTCCAGATCTAACACCTTCAGGAGCGGCAGTTGTGGTGAATATTTGGGGAGCTTGTATACAAACTTCTCGATGCCATCAGAGGCACGGAGTCGGAGACCACTAAAGATGGAGAAGTGGCGAGCCCAAAGATCAGAAAGGCGTGCATCCAAAATGTGTTCTTTTTCTGCGACCTCGGTGATAAACCCATGGACTTGATCACCTACCATGCAGCTCTTGACCTTTCCTGCAGCACCAATATCATGAGGCAATATAAGCCCTCGTTTAATCAGGGTGTCAAAACATTGCTCCGCATGATGCACTGCAGTGGCCCAGTCTTGCTTAGTTATCAACCCCTCCGTAACCCATCGTCCTATTAAGGTTGATCTCTTGATGTTGTGGCCTTGAGGAAAGATGGCTAGGTACAACAAGCAAGTCTTGTGTTCTCTAGGCAGATCTTTGTAGGAGAACTTGATCATATTCTTAGCTTTACTGCCCAATGTCTTGGCGGGAGCCAGATCTTCATTTAGCTTACACAGTTCTTCATAGCTCCTGTTGGGGTTAGTGTAAAGAGCATACACAAAGATCTTCATGCAGAACTCATGTGGATGGCACTTGGCCAAGATTTCACGTAGAATCCCCGGGATGTCTCCGTCATTTCCATTAATCATCCGTGGCTTTGTAAGCTGGAGCACAGTGTCATGGTAGAGTCCAACTAGAGAACATGTTATTGGTTCTCCCGGTGGATAGCAAAAATCTTTGGCCTTTTCGCTGTTCTTTGTGGACACAATCACTGCACTGCCAGGTGCACAGCCTAATAGGTTCAAAGCATTTCTGGTCTCCTCCCACCGGGATTCAGCTGACACATAGTCTTTGTCATCTTGGAGGATAATCAGGGTCTTCTTATTTTTCAGACGTGGCTTAATCTTATCCACTATCCCTTTGGTGTACAGCAGACCCCAAATCCTCCACGGGATCTGCGACATTTTTTCCAGGGTTTCTTTGATGGTTTCAGTGATAGCAGCAGCAACATCACTGGTCGCCTCAACCTCTCCTGATACTATTCCCTTCATCTTTTCTTTTGCTTCTTCGATGACAGCAGCAGCAATAGCACCGGTAATGTCCATCTCCTTCATTTTCTCCTTGGTTTCCTTGATAACAGCAGCAGCAATAGCACTGGTCACCTCCGCTGATAGCTCCTTGAGTTTCTCCTTGGTTTGATTGACAACGGCCGCAGCAATATCCCTGCTCACCTCCCCTGATGTCTCCGTTTTCTCCTTGGTTTCTTCGATGACAGCAGAAGCAATGGCACTGGTCACCTCCTCTGATACCTCCTTCGTTTTCTCCTTGGTTTCTTTGataacagcagcagcagcaccgGTTGCCTCCCCTGATATCTCCTTGGAGACAGAAGCAGCAGCATCAATGGCTTGTTCCTTGGTAGAGGTGCCTTCCAGTAGCTGTGGCTTGGGAAGCAGCCCCAATATGATGTCTAGAGTAATCTTGTGGTTGTGGATGATTTCTTTGATGTGAGCCTCGCTCAGTGTAGTAGCACTACTGGTGGTGGCTTCCTGGATCTGCTGGGACTGCAGGGGCTTGTTTGTCGGGAACACCTTGCGCAGGATATCTTCATATTGGCTATTATCGAGATGAATCTGGGTCTTGGACTCGCCTGTTTCCATATGATCTTTCAGCAATGAAGCAGTTTCCTCTATAGCCCCCTCTGAGGATAGTGGCCGAACCAGCGTGTTCAGCACGAGCCGCAGCGCATGGTGGAATATGCCTAAGCACTTGTTTTCTTCAACCTTCCCTCTATCCACTCCTCCAATCTCCCCCTTGTCAACTTCTCGAACCTTGTTCCTGATCTCATCAATCTTCTTGCGGATTTCTCCATAATTAAACATATTCAGTATTTCGTCCCGGAGTCTTGCTTTGTAACTGTAACCTTCCCAAGGAATAGGCATCTTCGGCTTCACCTCACCTTGCCCGCCTGTGACTTTCTGCTGCTCATCCTCATGCTGTTTCTGCTGCTCATCCTCATGCTGTTTCTGCTGCTCATCCTCATGCTGTTTCTGCTGCTCACACTCATACAGGATGTAGGAGAGGATCTCGCTGGGTAACAGCGGAAGATCCCATGGGAAGTGCAGTGCCGAGAGGTTGACCCAAACCGTGCGCTTAAAGTTTTTGGTGGCAAACCTCAAAGAGTCCTGTGCGACGGTGCCGGCGCCCTTTGTATCATCCGGCGCAACAATGGCAATGGATGCCATGGATATACGGTTGTTGGTTTTGGCTTGCAATTCCTGCCAGTTGGCTAACTTCTCGACTAGCTTCTCGGCACAGTACTCCTCGACAAGGCGAGGTTCTAGAGCTCTTTGACGGGGATCAGAACCGTTGGCGGCTTGAATCTGATAGTCTTCATCCTCCTTGTATTCTATGCCAGCAGCTTGAGACGATGACGAGGGCAAAGGTGCCGCCTCCTCCTTCCGTGGGATCTCCACGCCGTACCGCAGCCGCCGGTTGCCGACGTCGCGTGCCCGCTCCTTGAGCTCGCGCAGCCGGATGGCCACGTTGTGCTGGGCGACCATCCTCTGCACCAACCAGGAAGCCCACCAGAGATAGCGCCAGCGGCCGGCCCTGGCACGGTAGACCGCCGGATCACCACGCCGGAGGTAGAGGTCGATGCAGTTGCTGCAGTCGTGGGCCAGGTCCCGGACCTGCTTCATCCACGTGCGGACCTGCTCGTCGTGCCCACCGCCACCAGCGGGAGGCGCTGTCCTGGCCAGGTGCTCCAGGAAGCTGTGCATACTCTCCATCTCCTCCTTGATGAACTCCGAGTCGCTCCCGACGCGGCTCAGCAGCAGCGCCTCGTTTCGGAGGAGGCCCAGCAGCGAGCTCACGGCGCCAGACGCGAGCTCAGCCATCGCAGCTGCTGCCGGTGTGTGTCCAGCAAGCTAGCTTATTGTATTATTGGTTGTGCATGAAGTAAAGGGTCAACCGAGAGAATGGAGGAGCTAGGAGCATAGCCAAGAGGACACATGACAATGCATTATGGTCATCAAGCATGCACCTAAACTTTTTCTGGCCTCttctcaaaaagaaaaaagaatctATACAGCGCTGCCTAGCTAGTTTGTCTTCTACTCCTTCATTTGCTTGAGCTGGCAAGGATGGAATGATTCCAATCAGGAATGTACTCTTTGAGTGTTCCTTTATTTTAGGACCATGTCCGAACCCTTTACTTCATGTATCAATTATCATCCTCTTTTGCTTTGCATGTCTGCTCTAGCATCTAATGATCTAATCCGCGCTGTCTGACAGAAAGGGCCGGACAATCTCGGTGGGCGAGATGACGTGACAAAAGCATAACGTGGGATGGGAAACGTATGCCTAGCTAGTCTGCCCATTCATTTTCTTGTGCTGGCAAGGATGGTAGGATTCCATTGAGGAATGTATTGTTTGAGTGTTTCTTCAGTTCAGAACCATGTCCAGACCCTTTACTTCAGGTATCTTCTTTTGCTTTGCACGTCTGTTCTACCATCTATGGGAGATGCTGTTCGTTGGGAATGACTTTGATTGCTGGTGCTTTCGCTTCTGGTATCAACGGACAAAGCCGGTGGTTATGAAGTTGTTATGGATGAGGTGTATGGGCAAAATGAACTTGTGGGATGAACCCCTGCAGACAGTGCAAGTAGAACACTCTATAGATAATATGATAAAAGAATATTCAGCACATTTACAGCTCCACATGTAGTGCAGAACAAAGATTTATATAGCTCATAAGCTAGGCATTCCATAAATCATGTTTAGTATTTACTATTCATGAGGAAGCACAGTAGGCATGGCTGGGCTTTGCTACACCAGACGTCAACATGAACTGCTCTGCAACAGCTCCACATGTGGTGATTTTAAATTGCCAAgattattactccctccgttccataatataagaatgtttttggAACTAGTCTAGtatcaaaaacgttcttatattatgagacaGAGGGAGTAGGAAGTTTACGCCATACAGAAAGGACGGTACAGTTCCAGTTTCCATGATATTATAGCTCCTAAGGCCTGCTGCCACCTCCCATCATGCAAAGCAAGGTCAATATCATTAACAGGTCTTGGCTCATCTCAACACTCAGTAGATTAAAACACACACCAACGATGTTATGTTTGTCAAGATTTAATTTTGGGGCAAATGAACTTATTGTGAAATCACCGGAAGTAAACTTATATGTCTTCCAACAACATCTATATTATATGAGCTTTACAGACAGACATATGCATTCTGACAATTTCTTAAGAGTTGCAAGATTCCATGTCTACACTCGCTAACTTCAAAAGGTTTGATGTTGACAAAAAAAAAGTATAATTCTTTAACCACCTGAAAAGGGTAGGTACATTTCCACCCATAGGGTTTATGCTTTAGGGTTAAATAACTAACTATTTAACCATAACTCAAGCTCGACAGGTTTGGCATCCAGTGCTCAGCTACTTCTCACTCCACCGCTGGTGGATGCCATCCTCACTGAAGTGCAGCTATGGCTGCTTGCTGCAGCCAAGGCACTCAGCGGGCCCTCAACATGTGTGACCTCCTGACCCTATGCTATATAGTTTTAGGGTAGTGTACAGTACATCTTTTTGCCTTTTGTATTTTTTTCTTGTCTTTGGTTTGCCTTTGGCTTCCTACTGTTTTATGTTTTGTTTTTTCAGGTTGTAAGATTTGCACATCTTGGTGCTTGTTCTAATACAATGAGGAGCACTTGGGTGCTCGTTTGAGAGAAACAATAACTCAATGTATATTCTCCTATCATCATAAAAAATCACACTACAAAGTATATTAGCAATTTATTAATTATTTTCACTAAATATAAGTCTATAATAATAAATAAGTTGTACTAAAAAGCAAATTCATTTCTATGATCCAAAATAAAATATTAAGAATAAGAAAACATGTTTAAGCTATGAGTCATGCATCATATATGGCCCCCATAGCAAGGGAATGTCGAAAACAGATTGCTGGAAATTTAGGTAAATACTCAACACATACAGAGAGCGCTACTGTAGCAACATTGACAGAATTGctcttggggggggggggggggggggagtgccAAACTCCATTAACTGGCATTTTGGAGAAAATGGACACGATACAATTTTGAAAGGAAACATGGAATACCTTTGATGGTAGCCTCTTGGAATCTTGTTCTCATGATTCTGGCAAACTTGAAGAGATCGTTAGTTCGGTTCAAATTCTTCAGTGTTTTTAAGGAATGGAATACACTGAATTACTGTTTAAGGAGAATGAGAACTTCAGTGACTACAATTTCAAACAATATGAATATTAGACTgctcagataagaaactgcaactcaCAGCTGTACTCGTCTTTATTGAACTTTTTGCGAAACGAATAGTCATTGTCAGGATTTTGATGTCAATTTTATTAAAGACAAAGGTACCCCCTTTAAAAAAGAGGAAATGCCACACGTGAAGGTATGAAGCTAACTTATTGACCATGTCACTGAACCTCTCATTACCTTCTTCTGCAACAACTTTAAAACTAAGAAATTTATTGTAACACATAATAGCTTTGTCTAGGTTGTTTTTCCTTAACGCTTCAATATTAGCCTCGACAGCTTCGATGGCTGCCATCAAAAGAAGACACATAAATACATAGCTACAAGTCTCAGTGGCAAAATATATTGGACCTGGGAGTTCAGAACAACCCTTAAGACTGGAATATTTGGACTTATTATCTTTAAACCCCACTGAAGCACTTCTAGTTTCCTATTCAGTCCAGGATTTGCAGATCAGGTAATACTGTGACACCTTGAAACTATTTGTACTAGGGCCGTGACTTAGAACGTACTACATTTTTACCTTCAAGCTGATGTGATATGACACTTGCAAACTCATCTCCCCTAGCCCTTTGATCCAAGACCAAGCTCCTGAGCTGTTCATTCGTTGTAGTGGCATTCGAAATTGACTTGTTGGTGAGATTAGTTTCTGGTCCTTTCTTTAGTTGGGCTGCTGAGATAATTTACAAGATATCAGCCCTTCCATGAAATGCAGTAAAAGGCAAGGAGACCAATATGAAATCAAACATGGATTAAACAATTGATACCGAAAAGAAACAACTGGAGTGTAATATAAGTAGATCCCGTCACTGCGATGTGCAGAAGAGAATGAGGAATTGCTCCAAATGCTTACTAGAGACACAGAGCTTCTGCCAGACTTGCCTCGAGTCCCCTGAGCTGATTTCTTTAGACTGTTGAGTTTTTCTGTCCTCACAAAAGCGCACAAGTCAGCAAGATTAACCACCTGGCCTTTTCAGCTTGAAATCACAAATCGTACTGCAACCCAAGTTAACTACTCCAATTAATTTGGATCGGAGGAAGTAATAATCGCCCAAAAACAGCACAACCTGTCGGCAGGACGCACAACTCTGCACTTCAAGCAGGCACAAAAACTGAGATTTGCGGATTAACAAGCTCGCCACCATCAATGAACTGAATAGCTAACAAAGAGTGTTGTACGCTTAGTACATCACTCCCGAGTTCCCAAGATGGAAGAGGGTCATCCCAAACGACGGGCAGGCACCCAGGTGCGTACGAACCTCGGAGGGCGGCGCTGTCTCCGGCGAGCGAGCGGGCCGACAGGATGGGCGCTGCGGAATGCGGACGCGGGCCCCGCGGCGCGCTCGCAGCCGTGCGCAATCCACCGCTCGCACGCCGCACCGCCGCGCAGATCCACGGCCGCCTTCCATGGCCTCCGTCGCCGGCAAATTTTTTTTTTGGAGCAATCTTTCTATCTCTCTTTCACTCTGAAATGGACCCGAAGGTAGGGAAATGGGCCCTCCAGTTCAGGCCCAGAGGCGCCCTATGCTGCTGCTCGCCTAGACTGCTCTAGGCCTGTTTTGTGCAGGTGAACAAGTAGCAAGCCTTCGTGGTATTTCATCAAGCAAacttttctcaaaaaaaaatcaaGCAAACATTAACACAATGAAAAACATGTGTCCAAGAGGTTTATTGTAATTTTTAGTTGTGATAGTTACTTtgtaattttttatttttatttcctttttcttagTTTTTTTCCCATTTTAAATTTCATTAGTAATATATTTTCAAATgtgtgaatattttttgaaaattcAGAACATATATTGAAATCCATGAAGGAAACTCAAATTCATGATTTGTTTTCGAGATTTGGGACATTTTTTGAAATCCGATAAATCTTTTAAAATTCGTGATTAGAAAAATTGGAACATTTTGTGAAATCTGTCAACATTTTTCAAAATCATGAAAGTTTGTTTGGAAATCGAT contains:
- the LOC125535306 gene encoding uncharacterized protein LOC125535306 encodes the protein MAELASGAVSSLLGLLRNEALLLSRVGSDSEFIKEEMESMHSFLEHLARTAPPAGGGGHDEQVRTWMKQVRDLAHDCSNCIDLYLRRGDPAVYRARAGRWRYLWWASWLVQRMVAQHNVAIRLRELKERARDVGNRRLRYGVEIPRKEEAAPLPSSSSQAAGIEYKEDEDYQIQAANGSDPRQRALEPRLVEEYCAEKLVEKLANWQELQAKTNNRISMASIAIVAPDDTKGAGTVAQDSLRFATKNFKRTVWVNLSALHFPWDLPLLPSEILSYILYECEQQKQHEDEQQKQHEDEQQKQHEDEQQKVTGGQGEVKPKMPIPWEGYSYKARLRDEILNMFNYGEIRKKIDEIRNKVREVDKGEIGGVDRGKVEENKCLGIFHHALRLVLNTLVRPLSSEGAIEETASLLKDHMETGESKTQIHLDNSQYEDILRKVFPTNKPLQSQQIQEATTSSATTLSEAHIKEIIHNHKITLDIILGLLPKPQLLEGTSTKEQAIDAAASVSKEISGEATGAAAAVIKETKEKTKEVSEEVTSAIASAVIEETKEKTETSGEVSRDIAAAVVNQTKEKLKELSAEVTSAIAAAVIKETKEKMKEMDITGAIAAAVIEEAKEKMKGIVSGEVEATSDVAAAITETIKETLEKMSQIPWRIWGLLYTKGIVDKIKPRLKNKKTLIILQDDKDYVSAESRWEETRNALNLLGCAPGSAVIVSTKNSEKAKDFCYPPGEPITCSLVGLYHDTVLQLTKPRMINGNDGDIPGILREILAKCHPHEFCMKIFVYALYTNPNRSYEELCKLNEDLAPAKTLGSKAKNMIKFSYKDLPREHKTCLLYLAIFPQGHNIKRSTLIGRWVTEGLITKQDWATAVHHAEQCFDTLIKRGLILPHDIGAAGKVKSCMVGDQVHGFITEVAEKEHILDARLSDLWARHFSIFSGLRLRASDGIEKFVYKLPKYSPQLPLLKVLDLEGTQCFDKNHYLRDICNKILLLKYLSLRGTNVRHLPSEINNLHELEVLDIRETMVPERATRNILLLKLRRFLASRVDPNSRLNDKSARFPVQIPFKIEKMENLEILSNVRASGDGSELKEIRHLWQLRKLNVVIEDRNNHLEKLLRAIGDLKDCLQSLSITISYNTRTKSTLSNKEMRDLLRQSPKHLESLSINGVTQSGQLLELLAKGSDELAKVTLTGTLLEEGDLVVLAVLPKLHSVRLRSNAYNGRELTFKKDVFPQLKYFLVEGSNKAVTDIKFEDGAATELEKIVLSSTNIRFLSGIDNLPKLKELELEGNQSLLSFSQDKVSPDQSAESGSAEQNTKGEATQRNTQSRAPEQNNESRTPEQNTQSRAAERITESRAPEQNNESRAPEQNTGSRAGEGITESRAAEQNSESRAPERTIESRAPEQNTESGAVEQNSESGSAQQNTEGRAAERNIQSRAPEQNNESKAPEQNTGSRAAEGITISRDPEQSNERKAPEQSNERKAPEQDSQGATPKKNTEISALDQNTDTDSKFIFKTGKFQHLKYFRVESSKMISVIFENGAAPELKKIALSLTDKQHQLRGVSHLPKLKEIELKGEKFLSLFDNADKIDNADKIAKVTLCDTHLKKGDVQILGKQENLRCLELSIKSYDDDKGHLVFNKDEFPNLDLLIVECPTISSISFTEGSAPKIEKIVWSFKEMKSLHGIDNLPRLKEIECRGDQVPYQVRRDTAAHKARPVLTHKPQQQDQAKETSTTKKDDDTRCAPISRFLKIKNKKIEKKDEESELVD